The genomic region AACCGAATTGCCGGCATTCGCATAAAATGCCCACTAAAAAGAATGGCCACAAAGAAGCCCGCCACGACTGGTAAATCCAGCGCAAAAAAAGCAGCCGCCCCGAAGAAAACGGCTAAAACGGGATCATCTCCCGCTAAAACAACGGCCACCAAAACCGTGAAGAAAGCTGCCAAAGCAGTAAAATCTGCTCCTGCAAAAACCACAGCCCGTAAAACGGCTGCCAAATCAACCGCGGTAAAACCGGCTCCCGCTAAAACTGCTGCCGTAAAAAAAGCAGCCGCTCCCAAAGCAAAAAAAATCGCCGTCAATGATCCCTCGCTCACGCTTGCCGATTCTGTGGTGAATGGCATCCTTGAGAAAAAAGGCGAAAACATTGTGTGCCTTGATCTGCGCAACATCGAAAACGCCGTGTGCTCTTTCTTTATCATCTGCGAAGGTAATTCCGACACACAGGTGGAAGCCATTGCCGAATCGGTGGAATTTATCGTAAAAAAAGAAACCGGGCAGCGTCCCTACCGCTCCGAAGGCTGGGAAAACGCCCTCTGGGTACTGATCGATTACATCGACGTGGTAGTACATGTATTTGAACGCGAAACCCGCAGTTTCTACAACCTCGAACGCCTCTGGGCCGACGCA from Bacteroidota bacterium harbors:
- the rsfS gene encoding ribosome silencing factor, producing the protein MATKKPATTGKSSAKKAAAPKKTAKTGSSPAKTTATKTVKKAAKAVKSAPAKTTARKTAAKSTAVKPAPAKTAAVKKAAAPKAKKIAVNDPSLTLADSVVNGILEKKGENIVCLDLRNIENAVCSFFIICEGNSDTQVEAIAESVEFIVKKETGQRPYRSEGWENALWVLIDYIDVVVHVFERETRSFYNLERLWADAGEIRYSPKGERLN